The Arcanobacterium pinnipediorum genome includes the window AGGCAATCCAGGCTCCAACGGTGGCCAAAACGGCGATCTACTTGTCGAAGTCACTGTAGAGACCCATCCGGTTTATGAACTCCACGGACACGATGTTCACCTCACCGTGCCAGTATCATTCGATGAAGCAGCACTAGGTGCCGTGATCGATGTGCCCGTCATTGATGGTGAATCAGTGAAAGTAAAGATCCCGGCAGGATCGTCGTCTGGAAAGAAAATGCGCGTACGTGCCAAAGGCCTCCAAGGAGCTAACGGAGTCGTTGGCGATATGTTCGTTCATCTCACCATCAACGTTCCAGAAGAGCTACCTGACCAGGCTCGCCGCGCCGTCGAAGAATATCGCACAGCGATGCAAGATCACGATCCGCGCGCAGAATTTACTAAGATGGCTCATATCTAACCAAATCTGCCCGCCGCGCACTCGCGGCGGGCGCACAATCCACTAGGAGGTGGGCACGTTGGCAAAAGTCTCACACAATGCACCGATTCTTACGGTCTCGGTTGCCGCCGAACTAGCTGGAATGCACGCCCAGACGGTACGCCAATATGACCGGCTTGGCCTGGTTGTTGCCAAACGCACTCGCGGAGGCGGCCGGCGATATTCACTCAACGACGTCGAACGGCTCACCGAGATCCAGCGGTTATCGCAAGAAGAAGGCATAAACCTAGCTGGCATATCACGTATTTTCGAATTGCGTGACGAGCTCGCCCAGCTCGCCAACGCGAAATCCGTTATCGAACGCCAACTAGCGCAGTTGCGCGCCGAATACACGTTTGTTGAAGAAAAGCTGCGTTCACAACAAGAACGTCAACAGCGTGTGATTGCCGTGAACTCCTCTGGCCAAGTAGAAGCTTCTGGATCCATCGACGTTTTGCGACGTACCTTGCGGGCAGTTCGCGAAGATGAACGCAAGCGTACAACCCAAACACTTCACGATAGCGGGCATTACGATACCTCCAGTGCACTTGTGCCAAGTCCAGGTCAGCTTGACTGGTTGATGGAACTTTTTGAGCAGCACATGCGTGCGCGGATTGATAGGCAAAGCTTGCCGTATTTGAGCCCCGGCGAAGAGCTGGACGATGATCAGAGCGATATCGTAGACGTTCACGATATCTCATGACGCATTTCAACGCAGCAGTCTTGGCGTTATTGACGGCTGAAGATGACCCGGCAGTTTTGGTTACTGTTCGGGCCTCGCGTATGCGTAGCCACGCTGGGCAAATCAGTTTTCCGGGCGGTGGGAAAGAAGGGGATGAAACCCCAGTACAAACTGCGCTTCGAGAGACCTTCGAAGAAGTGGGTATCTGCCCAGAAGATATTGATGTGGATGGCCAGATGCCTGCCATAGTAGCGCCGCGTACCGGGCAAAAAATAGTGCCCGTCGTGGGCCGGCTCGCAGCCCGATATTCGACGTCGAATCCGTATCCGCTGGTATTGAGCCAGTTAGAAGTTGCTAGTGCGCATTGGCTCAAGCTAGCTGACCTTGCCCACCCGGACAATCGAGGTACGTGGCAGTATTCGACGCGCACTGGACCTGGTTTCGCGTTAGATGGGCTGATGATCTGGGGTTTAACCGGGTATCTTATGGATCGGTTGCTGATCCGGGAAGGTTTCACACAACCGTGGGATGTGACCCGGAAACTGGTGATTCCTTCCCGGTTTAGTCCGCGGTAGCGTCAGTTTCGCTCTGCTCGATTGCCTGGAGAACTTCGGCGACGTAGGACTGGAATGTTTCGTCGTCGTTATCCTTCCAGCGCCGCTGGGCGACGTCGAATGGGTAGACGACGATTGTTGACTGGCCGGCAGTGCCAATTAAGACGATTGCAGATTCGACGCCATCAGTGAGTGCCGCCCACTGCATCTGGGTGCGTTGTGATAGGTGTAGTCCCAGAGCTGCACCTAAAATATCGACGTCCGCACTCAGATCTGTTGGCGTGGATCGGCGTAGCTCTCCAGCGGCGGTATCAAGCATATCGAGCGATTGTAGTAAACCGCGTTCTTCAGCAAGTTGAGAATTCGAGGTAATGTGGTCGATTTCAGATTCGGATAATTGGCGTACATGCAAGCTAGTCATAACCACTAGTGTACTGGTAGCAGGCTCGGTGTAAATGTAGTGCCTCACATCGTTTCGTTATTTCTGACTATCTACCTGCGTTATAACAGGAAAATTGATAATTTTAGATGGTCTTATAGCATTGCAGACGTTATCGAATGGCGATGGCGTTGAGATGGATAGGGAGTGCACGCATATGATGCTTTCGCGTTCGAAGAAGTTGATGAGTGTTGTGCTGGTATCTATGCTCGGAATCGCGGTGGAAGCATTGCCAGCCACTGCGGCGCAGAGCACTGGAACAGACCATCTAGTTATCAACGAAGTTTATGTTGATGGTACAGCGAATAAAGGAACTTACCGGGACTTTGTTGAGCTGTATAACCCAACTAATGATCCAATTGACCTCAGTAATTATGTACTGCAAGGCTATGCTCGCAGCGGTAAGAAGGCGGGTAGTCAAACGCATTTGGTGGGAACAGTTGCGCCTAAGGGTTATTATCTCGTCACAGCTCGTGATGGCAATCCGGTACATGAATTGAATGCCGATCAAACCGATGGCGCATTTAATATGAGTGCAGCCAAAGCTGGTGCCTCGGTTGGTCTTTTTGCAACAGATAGTGTTCCATCGCAGCTCACCGCTGATGCTGCGGCAGTTGACCTAGTTGGTTGGGGTACATCAGGCATTGGTGAAGGTCAGGCTATTGCAGGAGTTGCCAAGGGAGAGATGTCTTTCCAACGCACTGTTGCTGGTGTTGATACCAATAACAACAGTGCAGATTTCTCGGTTTTGGTTGCCACTCCGATGAGCGCGAAGGATAATGCTGAGGTCACTCCACCCGATCCGGCCAACCCAGCCGATCCTGCTGACCCGGCTGACCCGGCAGATCCTGCTGATCCGACCAACCCAGCCGATCCTGCTGACCCAGCTAATCCTGCTGACCCGGCTAATCCAGCAGATCCAACTGATCCTGCTGATCCATCTCAGTACCTGACCATTGCACAAATCCAGGGTGAAGGCGATCAAAGCCCGTATGCTGATCAAAACGTCAAAACGGTCGGCGTCGTCACTGCGGTTTATCCATATGGTGGTTTCCAAGGCTTCTACCTCCAAACCTCTGGAAGCGGCGGAACAACTGCACAAGAAGCACGCAATGCCTCGGAAGGTATCTTCGTCTACGTCGGAAACTTTAAGAATTTAAGTGACAAGCACGGCGGAAAAACCGGAATGATTGCGGTAGGCGATTATCTCGAAGTAGCTGGAACAGCGACCGAATACTATGGATTGACCCAGATCAGCGTCTACGACAAAAACGGTGGTGACCCAGCGAAGAACGTCACCCAACTAGTTAAAGACGAAAGCTTCAAGGCACCCCAGCCAGTTACTGTTGAGCGTATTCCAGATGCAGAAGAAGCACGCGAAAAGCTTGAAGGTATGCTGGTCCAAGTCACTGGCGACTACACCATTACAGCTAACTATTTAACCAACCGCCACGGTCGCCTAGATTTGGCGCCAGGCGACAAGCCGTTCCGGATTCCATCGGATCAAACTGCCGATAAGAGCCAGTGGCAAGGTTTAGCAGATAAGATCGAACGCGAACGCATCGCCCTTGATGACGGTGCTTCCATTGATTACACCACCTTCGGCAAGGCTGATAACCGTTGGCCAAACTACAACAACCCAGTGCCATACTTGGACGTGAATAATCCGTTGCGAGTCGGTACGGTTATCAAGCTCCCCAAGCCGATGATCTTGGACTACCGGGCAAACTCAGTTGGCCGAAACAATTACGAAAATCGGTGGAATCTACAGCCAACGAAGCCACTTTCAGACAAAAACGATCTGACTAATACTGAGTGGACGAAGTGGGTATCGTTTACCTCTACCCGCCAAGACGCACCACAGTTTGACGAAGGTAATGTCACGATTACCTCGTTTAATGTGCTCAACTACTTCACCACCTTGGGTGAAGACGTCGAGAAATGTTCCGGCTATGCGGCGTTTGATGGAACGAAACTGACCACCAACCGTTGTTTACCGCGTGGAGCATATTCGGCTGCCGCGTTTGCCAAGCAAGAATCGAAGATCGTTAAAGCAATTAACGCCCTTGACTCATCGGTTGTAGGACTTGAAGAAATCGAAAACTCAGTCAAGTTTGGGAAGGATCGCGACTTCGCTATCGCCAAATTGGTTCAAGCATTGAACGCAGACGCCGGCACTGAGAAGTGGGCATACGTGAAGTCGCCTACGGTCGATAAGTTGCCTGCGTTAGACGACCAAGACGTTATTCGATTGGCTTTCATCTACCAAAAAGATGAGGTTAAACCAATTGACGAATCTAAGGTTTTGTACGACGGTGATCAGTGGGCTTATGCCCGCCAGCCATTGGCACAAAAGTTCCAAGCGATCAAGAATGGTGTGGCTGAAGGTAAGCCGTTCGTCGTCGTCGTTAACCACTTGAAGTCTAAGGGTTCCGATAAAGACACGGTGCCAAACGATGGTTTCCAAGGAAACAACAACAATATGCGAGTCTTGCAAGTAACCGAAATGGCACAATGGGTCGCTGCGAATTTCGCTGAAGAACCGGTGTTTGTGCTCGGTGATTTGAATTCCTACACCCATGAAGACCCGCTGGTAACGTTGGAAGATCAGTTCGGATACGAGTCAATTGCCGAGAAGATGGGCGTAACGAATCATTCCTACCAATTCGGTGGTGTTGTCGGTTCGCTCGATCATGCTCTTGGTAACCCGGCAGCCATGGAAATGGTTAAGGCCGCTGATGTATGGAACGTTAACGCGATGGAGCCGGTTGCTTTCGAGTATTCGCGTTGGAACTACAACATCAACTACGAAAATCTCTTCGATGCCCAATCACCATTCCGTTCCTCAGACCACGATCCAATCAAGGTGGCTATCGATACTCGCGATCCTGAGCCAGACCCGATTACGGTAGTGCCAGGTGAACCGTCTGCAGCCGATCCAGTGACCTGTAGTGTTCGACCATTTGTCGAAGTTCAGCCGGTCGAGGGCGTGAAGTATACGGTAAGTGTTGATGGTGTGGCATTGGAACCGCTTGCTGATAACGCCAACAAGTACGAGTATCCATACGGTAAGACTGTTGTCGTTCAGGCCCAGGCAATGGACGGGTACGTCTTCGCTGATGGTCAGAAAACGCAATGGCAGTGGACTGCTCCGACTCGTGAAGAACTAGCCTGCTCTATCCCGTGGACTGAGTTGGTTCCAGCTACTCCGATCCAGCCCGATCCGGAGCCGCAGCCGCAGCCGCAGCCGGAGCCACAGCCTCAGCCGCAGCCGAAGGCAGATATCCAGCCTGGAGCTCAAGCACAGCCACAAGCTCCAGAGCTTGTCAATCCAGCCGAAAATATGCCGAGCTTGGCCAAGACCGGTGCTGATGTACTAGCACTAGGAGCTTTGGCAACACTGATGATTTTGGCAGGCATGGCATTATTTATCCGACGCAAGGATGCCTAAGTGCTCATATCTAGTCAGTGACTAAAGCCTGGCATTAACCAAGGGCGGGGAACTCTTTAGAAGGAGTTCCCCGCCCTTACTTTTGGCCTTACCGTTGCGTGTACTACCCAACCCCGCAATGTGATGTGGGGTCATGTACTAGCTAGGAGATTCGTTTTATCCCAGTGCATAGGAGAGCGTGAGTGCGTGGACGAAAACGCATCCGTCACGCAACTTTTGGCGCGAGCCTGGCTTAACTACCGGCCCATCCATCTAAAACCCATCGCAAGTACCAACCAAACTTGCCAGATCCCGGCACAACTGCCAGCCAAACTTTCCAAATCCTATCTCGGCTGCCATTCAATGCTTCCAGAGCCTATTTCAGCTACTATCCATCCTGATTTCGCCTCGATAAGACCACAAGTTGTGCCGAAACCGGGGTATTTGGGGCGATGACCTCATATACGGGGTCATCGCCCCAAATACCCCGGTTTTGTAACAGGCAAACTTCACCACCACCCTTGAAAATCAGACATTTCAGAATAAAACCGGGTTTGGTTGGCCGGCTGTGGCTGTTTACGTAGATTGCTGAGGATGAGCAGGCGAGAAAAGCGGTAGCTATAGGACGGTAAGCAAGAAAAGTTGTAGTTATGGGCCGGGGTGGGCGTGGTTGGAGTAAAAAATGGTAGTTGTCGCCCGGGGTGGGCGTGGTTGGAGTAAAAAATGGCAGATATAGATTGTTGCGGGCCAGCACGCAGAACAAAAGTGGTAGTTAGAGGTTGTTGCTGGTTGATAGCCGCAAAAAACCGCCGTTTGAATGGGCCATTTTCAAAAGAACTGCCCGTAGTTGAAGAACTGCCCGTACTTGAAGAACCGCCAGCACGTTAAGAACCATCAACACGCGAAGAGCCACCAAAGCACGTCGAACCCGCAAATGAGTTGCGCTCTGCCCAGAGACTAGTAGAGGAAGTTCTTGTCGCCGTACGAAACTGCAACCGTCACTAAAAGTTTTACCACTGAGCAATATCGGCGACTTGTGCACCCGATACAGCAATAAAATCTGCCGGTGCGATACCCACTGACAAACTCCGTTTCCCGCCCGAGATCAATATTTCGTCAGCGATGACCGCGCTTTCGTCCAGGAAGATGGGAAAGTGGTGTTTTTGCCCGAGCGGCGAGATTCCGCCAGTTACATAGCCGGTGACTTTTTCAGCTCGTGATGGTTCCATCATTGCTACCGATTTCACGCCAGCTGCGTGCGCGACCGCCTTTAGATTCAGCCGGGCGCTAGCTGGGACAATCGCGATAAAAGCATCTTTCCCAGACTCAACCATCAGCGTTTTAAACACCGTATCTGGATCGATTCCAAGGATCTGTGCCGTATCTTGGGCATAGCCGTGTTCCATGGTTTGCGAATGCTCATATTCGTAGAGTGTGAAGGGAACATTCGCGGCTTCAAGCGCAGCCAATGCAGGTGTTCCGGTGTGGCCCGCCTTATGTTGTCCTGTTTTCTTCTTCCTAGTCATGACACAATAAAAACATGAATACTTCTGAACGTTTTTATCTCCGACCGGCCGCGCGTGTCGACGCCGATGCGTTATTCGAGCTTCGAACCGCGATTTTCGCGCAAGATTTCCCCGATGTGGATTTCAATAAGGAAAAAGAGTATCGGGAAATTGTCCAGATTCTCACTGATCAGGGTGCGTCAACTATATGGCTTGCCGACCTCGACGGTGAGGTTGTGGGGTATGTGCGTTCGGACGCCCTGGGGGCCGGCCATGAACGCCTGCTGGCGGTGACGTGGTTGGGTGTGCGCGCCGATGTTCGCCGCCGCGGATACGGCACCAAACTCTTAAACGCTGCCAGCGGAGACATTCCCGCCTACGCATTCATGCCATGCCAAGGAGGTGACGATGCCGCCGGCGCACAGTTCTTCGTCGCCCGCGATTTCTCGCGCATCGATCTCACTGAGGATGCTCAAGCAGTAGCTCAAACACTTGGTCTTGCTCTAACGGAAACTGGAAGCGCTGGAAGCTCCGGCCAGAAAACGTTTATCCGTTAACTGTTGAGATGCGCGATCTCGACGTTGAGCGCAGTGGCAAACGCCGTCCATCCCGCATAGGGCACAAGTGCAACGCCAGCTGCTGGGCAGACTTTGCCAGCCCGATAAGCTAAATGAGTTGATGACGCAGCAAGCAGCGTGACTTCTGCGGCAGATAGCCAGCGATCGCGCACATTCCAATACAATGCGCTCCAGGTAGCGTTGAGAACAAGATTGACCGTCAAGGCGCGCTTGAACTTGCGACGCTCGCGATCGACGCGGGCTCGAACAGCCTCGTCTGGCCCTGCTTCATCGGCCTGAGCATCGAGTTTCGTCAAGACCGCTGCCGATGCGCCTGCGATCGAGGTGTAGAGTACTGACCAGGCAATCGGGAACAGCTCTTTTGGTGGCTGCCATGCGGGTTTGCGCTGGGTTTTGTTCCACACCGTATCGGTGTTCGTCGCATACGACGCAATCGCACCAGCCAGTGCAGTGATAGCAGTTGTTTTAATAATATTTTTTCCAAATCCCATGCTTTAAGTTTTGTCCCTATAATTGAATCGGTAGTGATGTTTTAGCTGTGGGCGGATAATGCGGATAATGATGAACGAAACCGCGAGCGTGGATGAGGTAGGGCAGGGCAGATTTGCTCCTTCTCCAACCGGAGATTTCCATCTAGGGAATTTGCGCACAGCGTTGCTGGCATGGGCGTTTGCTCGCCATAGTGGGCGTGGCTTTCACATGCGTATGGAAGATCTCGATGAGCGTTCGCGCCCACCGTTCGTCGATTCGCAACTGCGTGATCTCGATGCGTTGGGTATCGACTGGGACGGCCCGGTTGTTTTCCAGAGCCAACGCTTGGCGCGCTACGATGAGATTTTTGCCCAGATGATGGCTCGAGGTGAGCTTTATGAATGTTATTGCACCCGAAAGGAGCTGGCTGCGCTGGCCTCAGCACCGCATCGTCCTCCTGGTTCTTATCCTGGAACCTGCAGATACTTAACCGATGCCGAACGCAGGGCGGGGCGAGAAAAACTCGCTGCGATGAATCGCGGTCCGGCTTTCCGCTTGGCGAGCAGTGTTCGTGAAGGGACGGTTGATGATATCCAATGCGGTTCGTATCGCGCAGCGATTGACGATCTCGTGATTCGTCGAGGAGACGGCGTATATTCGTATAATTTCGTCTCTGTGGTTGACGACGCCGAATATGGTGTTACGCAGATTGTGCGTGGGGATGACTTATTGCCTTCGACTCCGCGTCAGATGTATCTCCAACATGTTTTGGGTTATCCGCATCCCCAGTATGCGCACGTTCCGCTGGTGTTGAATCGCGACGGTGTGCGGTTAGCTAAACGCGATGGTGCAGTAACGATCGGTCAGTTGAGTCAATACGGCTGGCAGGTAGGCGATATTATCGCCTTGTTAGCGACCTCGTTGCAGTTGGGTGGTGACGAGATGGCAGTGTCAGATATTCGCACGGCACCAGATTTTTTGGCGGTTTTTGAGCCGAAGTTGTTGCCACGTTCGCCGTGGCTCGTCGATGTAGATAGCCTAACGGCCGGGCCAACATCGTTTTTCGCGTCACTGCGTGATGGTTGACCCGGCCGAAAGGTGAAGAATTATTCGTTTCCGAGCTTGGAATCGATAGTGTCACGGACAGTATCGATCTTATCGGTATGCTCTTCGCCGAGCTTGTCTTTAGCTACTTCTTCAGCTTTATCTAGTACCTTATCGGTAAGCTCTTCTGCTTGATCGCTGTTGAGCGCTTCCTTTGCTTTATCAAATAGAGACATCTCTATTCTCCTTTCGGTTTTTGGCCACCATGACGACTTCGAATCGTGAAGCCTGTTCGATGTGCAACCTATGTCTTATTCTACCCGCTATATAGCTCCGTACTCTACCTGCTGTGCAAGTTACCTAACTATATTGGGTCTTGTTAATTAAAGTTGAGTGGAATAGACTCAACCCTAGAGACGTTGAAAAACATAGCAGCAGCTTAACCCGCGAGGCTAAGCTCAATGATCAAGGAGTTTGTCAGATGGATAAGTTAACAACGAAGTCGCAGGAGGCATTGGCCGATGCGATCGAGATGTCGATACGTGCGGGCAACCCGCACGTAGAACCAACCCACCTGTTGGTATCTTTACTCAAACAATCTGGTGGCGTAGCAACCGCACTACTTGACGCGGTGGGCGTCAACGTGAGCGACGTCGTCGAACGTGCTCAAGCACAATTAGCTACCCTGCCGGCAGTTCACGGCCAGACGGCAGCCCAACCCCAAGCCTCACGCAATCTTTCGCTAGTAATATCGGATGCAGGGAAAGAGGCTACTGCGCTCGGAGATACCTATATCTCCACTGAACATTTACTACTAGCTATTGCCAGCAGTCAAAACTCAGCTGGCGATATTTTACGGGCCGCCAATGCGCAACGCGAACAACTCATCGCCGTGCTTCCGAGCGTGCGCGGGTCAGCGAAGGTGACCTCGCCCGATCCTGAAGGCACTTTTAAGGCTTTAGAAAAATACGGTTCGGATCTAACCCAAATGGCACGGGACGGAAAACTGGACCCGGTAATTGGTCGCGATTCAGAGATCCGGCGCGTCATCCAAGTCTTGTCCCGGCGTACCAAAAACAACCCGGTACTAATTGGTGAACCCGGCGTCGGAAAAACCGCCGTCGTCGAAGGACTCGCTCAACGCATCGTCGATGGCGATGTGCCTGAATCGTTACGCGGAAAACGGTTGATTTCCCTTGATATTGCGGGGATGGTTGCCGGCGCGAAGTACCGCGGTGAATTCGAAGAACGGCTAAAGGCCGTCCTTCAAGAAATTAAAGAATCCGACGGCGAAGTCGTTACTTTCGTTGACGAGTTGCACACCGTCGTGGGTGCAGGTAGCGCCGGCGAAGGCGCTATGGACGCAGGGAATATGCTTAAACCCATGCTGGCTCGAGGCGAACTGCGGCTGGTTGGTGCCACAACGCTGGACGAATACCGCGAACACGTCGAAAAAGATCCGGCACTTGAGCGCCGATTCCAGCAAGTATTTGTGGGCGAACCCAGCGTCGAAGATACCATCGCAATATTACGAGGCATCGCGCCGAAGTACGAAGCACACCACAAGGTCACTATTTCTGACGGTGCGCTTGTGGCCGCAGCAACTCTCTCGGATCGTTATATCTCCGGGCGGCAACTGCCAGACAAGGCGATCGACCTTGTGGACGAAGCTGCGTCGCGCTTGCGGATGGAACTGGATTCATCACCCGAGGAAATCGACGTCCTTCAGCGCCAAGTAGATCGACTGAAGATGGAAAAGTCCTATTTGGAAGAAACTGATTCTGATGACGACGCCTCCGCAGCCGATCGGCTCGAAAAACTCGATGCGGAACTAGCAGATAAATCTGAAGCTCTCGCCTCGCTCAATGCGCGATGGGAAGCGGAAAAAGCTGGGCGGAATAAGGTTGGAGATTTGCGGGTGCGCCTCGATGAACTACGCACCGAGCTGGAGAAGGCGATTCGTGAAGGACGATACGAGGATGCTGGACGGATCCAAAACGGCGATATTCCACAAGTCGAGGCCCAAATTGCGGCTGGGGAAGCAGACAAAAACACCGTTGTTGATGAAGCGCCGATGATTGCCGAAAAGGTTGATGCCGATGGCATTGCTGATGTTGTTTCAGCATGGACGGGTATTCCAGTGGGTCGACTCTTGCAAGGAGAGACGGAAAAGCTGTTGCGGATGGAAGATGAGATCGCCCGACGCCTCATCGGTCAGCGTTCGGCAGTGGCCTCAGTTTCAGATGCTGTGCGGCGCTCGCGTGCCGGAGTAGCTGATCCGCAGCGGCCAACCGGTTCCTTCCTATTCCTTGGTCCAACCGGTGTGGGTAAGACGGAGTTGGCGAAATCGTTGGCCGAGTTCCTCTTTGACGATGAACGAGCCATGGTTCGGATCGATATGTCGGAATACTCAGAAAAGCATTCGGTGGCACGTCTGATCGGAGCACCTCCAGGATATGTTGGATACGAAGAAGGTGGTCAGCTCACCGAGGCAGTTCGCCGCCGCCCATACGGGGTGGTTTTGCTCGACGAAGTGGAGAAGGCTCACCCGGAAGTCTTCGA containing:
- a CDS encoding heat shock protein transcriptional repressor HspR, with the protein product MAKVSHNAPILTVSVAAELAGMHAQTVRQYDRLGLVVAKRTRGGGRRYSLNDVERLTEIQRLSQEEGINLAGISRIFELRDELAQLANAKSVIERQLAQLRAEYTFVEEKLRSQQERQQRVIAVNSSGQVEASGSIDVLRRTLRAVREDERKRTTQTLHDSGHYDTSSALVPSPGQLDWLMELFEQHMRARIDRQSLPYLSPGEELDDDQSDIVDVHDIS
- a CDS encoding NUDIX hydrolase; this encodes MTHFNAAVLALLTAEDDPAVLVTVRASRMRSHAGQISFPGGGKEGDETPVQTALRETFEEVGICPEDIDVDGQMPAIVAPRTGQKIVPVVGRLAARYSTSNPYPLVLSQLEVASAHWLKLADLAHPDNRGTWQYSTRTGPGFALDGLMIWGLTGYLMDRLLIREGFTQPWDVTRKLVIPSRFSPR
- a CDS encoding DUF3806 domain-containing protein, with product MTSLHVRQLSESEIDHITSNSQLAEERGLLQSLDMLDTAAGELRRSTPTDLSADVDILGAALGLHLSQRTQMQWAALTDGVESAIVLIGTAGQSTIVVYPFDVAQRRWKDNDDETFQSYVAEVLQAIEQSETDATAD
- a CDS encoding ExeM/NucH family extracellular endonuclease, which encodes MMLSRSKKLMSVVLVSMLGIAVEALPATAAQSTGTDHLVINEVYVDGTANKGTYRDFVELYNPTNDPIDLSNYVLQGYARSGKKAGSQTHLVGTVAPKGYYLVTARDGNPVHELNADQTDGAFNMSAAKAGASVGLFATDSVPSQLTADAAAVDLVGWGTSGIGEGQAIAGVAKGEMSFQRTVAGVDTNNNSADFSVLVATPMSAKDNAEVTPPDPANPADPADPADPADPADPTNPADPADPANPADPANPADPTDPADPSQYLTIAQIQGEGDQSPYADQNVKTVGVVTAVYPYGGFQGFYLQTSGSGGTTAQEARNASEGIFVYVGNFKNLSDKHGGKTGMIAVGDYLEVAGTATEYYGLTQISVYDKNGGDPAKNVTQLVKDESFKAPQPVTVERIPDAEEAREKLEGMLVQVTGDYTITANYLTNRHGRLDLAPGDKPFRIPSDQTADKSQWQGLADKIERERIALDDGASIDYTTFGKADNRWPNYNNPVPYLDVNNPLRVGTVIKLPKPMILDYRANSVGRNNYENRWNLQPTKPLSDKNDLTNTEWTKWVSFTSTRQDAPQFDEGNVTITSFNVLNYFTTLGEDVEKCSGYAAFDGTKLTTNRCLPRGAYSAAAFAKQESKIVKAINALDSSVVGLEEIENSVKFGKDRDFAIAKLVQALNADAGTEKWAYVKSPTVDKLPALDDQDVIRLAFIYQKDEVKPIDESKVLYDGDQWAYARQPLAQKFQAIKNGVAEGKPFVVVVNHLKSKGSDKDTVPNDGFQGNNNNMRVLQVTEMAQWVAANFAEEPVFVLGDLNSYTHEDPLVTLEDQFGYESIAEKMGVTNHSYQFGGVVGSLDHALGNPAAMEMVKAADVWNVNAMEPVAFEYSRWNYNINYENLFDAQSPFRSSDHDPIKVAIDTRDPEPDPITVVPGEPSAADPVTCSVRPFVEVQPVEGVKYTVSVDGVALEPLADNANKYEYPYGKTVVVQAQAMDGYVFADGQKTQWQWTAPTREELACSIPWTELVPATPIQPDPEPQPQPQPEPQPQPQPKADIQPGAQAQPQAPELVNPAENMPSLAKTGADVLALGALATLMILAGMALFIRRKDA
- the ybaK gene encoding Cys-tRNA(Pro) deacylase — its product is MTRKKKTGQHKAGHTGTPALAALEAANVPFTLYEYEHSQTMEHGYAQDTAQILGIDPDTVFKTLMVESGKDAFIAIVPASARLNLKAVAHAAGVKSVAMMEPSRAEKVTGYVTGGISPLGQKHHFPIFLDESAVIADEILISGGKRSLSVGIAPADFIAVSGAQVADIAQW
- a CDS encoding GNAT family N-acetyltransferase translates to MNTSERFYLRPAARVDADALFELRTAIFAQDFPDVDFNKEKEYREIVQILTDQGASTIWLADLDGEVVGYVRSDALGAGHERLLAVTWLGVRADVRRRGYGTKLLNAASGDIPAYAFMPCQGGDDAAGAQFFVARDFSRIDLTEDAQAVAQTLGLALTETGSAGSSGQKTFIR
- a CDS encoding TspO/MBR family protein, which encodes MGFGKNIIKTTAITALAGAIASYATNTDTVWNKTQRKPAWQPPKELFPIAWSVLYTSIAGASAAVLTKLDAQADEAGPDEAVRARVDRERRKFKRALTVNLVLNATWSALYWNVRDRWLSAAEVTLLAASSTHLAYRAGKVCPAAGVALVPYAGWTAFATALNVEIAHLNS
- the gluQRS gene encoding tRNA glutamyl-Q(34) synthetase GluQRS, whose amino-acid sequence is MMNETASVDEVGQGRFAPSPTGDFHLGNLRTALLAWAFARHSGRGFHMRMEDLDERSRPPFVDSQLRDLDALGIDWDGPVVFQSQRLARYDEIFAQMMARGELYECYCTRKELAALASAPHRPPGSYPGTCRYLTDAERRAGREKLAAMNRGPAFRLASSVREGTVDDIQCGSYRAAIDDLVIRRGDGVYSYNFVSVVDDAEYGVTQIVRGDDLLPSTPRQMYLQHVLGYPHPQYAHVPLVLNRDGVRLAKRDGAVTIGQLSQYGWQVGDIIALLATSLQLGGDEMAVSDIRTAPDFLAVFEPKLLPRSPWLVDVDSLTAGPTSFFASLRDG
- a CDS encoding antitoxin codes for the protein MSLFDKAKEALNSDQAEELTDKVLDKAEEVAKDKLGEEHTDKIDTVRDTIDSKLGNE
- the clpB gene encoding ATP-dependent chaperone ClpB codes for the protein MDKLTTKSQEALADAIEMSIRAGNPHVEPTHLLVSLLKQSGGVATALLDAVGVNVSDVVERAQAQLATLPAVHGQTAAQPQASRNLSLVISDAGKEATALGDTYISTEHLLLAIASSQNSAGDILRAANAQREQLIAVLPSVRGSAKVTSPDPEGTFKALEKYGSDLTQMARDGKLDPVIGRDSEIRRVIQVLSRRTKNNPVLIGEPGVGKTAVVEGLAQRIVDGDVPESLRGKRLISLDIAGMVAGAKYRGEFEERLKAVLQEIKESDGEVVTFVDELHTVVGAGSAGEGAMDAGNMLKPMLARGELRLVGATTLDEYREHVEKDPALERRFQQVFVGEPSVEDTIAILRGIAPKYEAHHKVTISDGALVAAATLSDRYISGRQLPDKAIDLVDEAASRLRMELDSSPEEIDVLQRQVDRLKMEKSYLEETDSDDDASAADRLEKLDAELADKSEALASLNARWEAEKAGRNKVGDLRVRLDELRTELEKAIREGRYEDAGRIQNGDIPQVEAQIAAGEADKNTVVDEAPMIAEKVDADGIADVVSAWTGIPVGRLLQGETEKLLRMEDEIARRLIGQRSAVASVSDAVRRSRAGVADPQRPTGSFLFLGPTGVGKTELAKSLAEFLFDDERAMVRIDMSEYSEKHSVARLIGAPPGYVGYEEGGQLTEAVRRRPYGVVLLDEVEKAHPEVFDILLQVLDDGRLTDGQGRTVDFRNTILILTSNLGSQFLTNSELSVADQRRAVLDAVHAHFKPEFLNRLDDVIVFEPLSVADIGQIVDLQVAQLVGRLAARRISLDVRDDAKSVLTLEGYDPAYGARPLRRLIQREIGDQLARMLLAGEVSDGQHVVVESADFDTSVFDRETGDVVSEQMPPADNGHKLKLVVSQD